In the genome of Spirochaeta cellobiosiphila DSM 17781, one region contains:
- a CDS encoding TerB family tellurite resistance protein, whose translation MADVQTLNDKEKQFLAGSIKSMVLADGQIDDEEIQEITKITNELNFSDFDQSLEQFEIIVKDQETFWDLSKTITDTSKQDIILDILYDLSLQEGYSHLSQNKLINKIKQIWGRD comes from the coding sequence ATGGCAGATGTGCAGACATTAAATGACAAAGAAAAGCAATTTTTGGCTGGTAGTATAAAGAGTATGGTTCTAGCCGATGGTCAAATAGACGATGAAGAAATCCAGGAGATTACTAAAATAACAAATGAGCTGAATTTCTCAGATTTTGATCAAAGTCTAGAACAGTTTGAGATTATAGTTAAAGATCAAGAAACCTTCTGGGATTTGTCTAAAACTATTACTGATACAAGTAAACAAGATATTATATTGGATATATTATATGATTTAAGCTTACAGGAAGGATATAGCCATTTATCCCAAAACAAATTGATTAATAAAATTAAACAAATATGGGGACGAGACTGA
- the dgcA gene encoding diguanylate cyclase DgcA gives MDRVKYEDLEKQVYDLKQLLEISKSLNSTLDYSLLIDSILYTCMGQLKVIKAGILTRKSIDNADLVLYRNHIGFDIELSKDYIIPDNHPILDILNKDDQCFPPSILKPFIQENSPINNIYDLNPSIMVPLKAKGIIHGLLILGERIGNTPFNSYEKDFLLNLSIFAAIAVHNAFLFEMTTTDMMTKLKLKHFFLSSLKEKIDLAIDTGGHLSLMMIDIDHFKNFNDTYGHTYGDCILVEIAQIILNNVRQGDIAARYGGEEFAVILPEASLSTAQAVAERIRTDVEDCVVRSHNESLKVTLSIGVAEFDTKKDKQEVNFIDRADKALYTSKTEGRNRTTIAV, from the coding sequence ATGGATAGGGTCAAATATGAAGACCTTGAAAAACAAGTTTATGATCTCAAGCAGTTATTAGAAATCAGTAAAAGCCTTAATTCAACATTGGATTACAGTCTTCTTATAGATTCAATTCTGTATACTTGTATGGGACAACTTAAAGTAATCAAGGCAGGAATTTTAACTCGAAAATCAATTGATAATGCAGATCTCGTGCTCTATAGAAATCATATTGGATTTGATATTGAGTTAAGTAAAGATTATATAATTCCTGATAATCATCCCATTTTAGATATTCTGAATAAGGATGATCAATGTTTTCCACCATCTATATTAAAGCCCTTTATTCAAGAAAATTCTCCTATTAATAATATTTATGATCTCAATCCATCTATTATGGTTCCTTTAAAGGCAAAGGGCATCATACATGGTCTGCTTATCTTAGGAGAACGTATTGGAAATACTCCATTTAATTCTTATGAAAAGGATTTCCTTCTTAATCTATCTATTTTTGCGGCTATAGCAGTTCATAATGCATTTCTCTTTGAAATGACTACTACCGATATGATGACAAAATTAAAGTTGAAGCATTTTTTCTTATCTTCTCTTAAAGAAAAGATAGATTTAGCTATAGATACCGGAGGTCATCTGTCATTAATGATGATAGATATTGATCACTTTAAAAACTTCAATGACACCTATGGCCATACTTATGGTGATTGCATTTTAGTAGAGATAGCCCAAATTATTCTCAATAATGTTCGCCAAGGAGATATAGCGGCACGATACGGTGGTGAAGAATTTGCTGTCATATTACCTGAAGCATCCCTATCAACAGCACAAGCTGTAGCAGAAAGAATCAGAACTGATGTGGAAGATTGTGTTGTGCGTTCACACAATGAATCATTAAAAGTAACATTATCCATTGGTGTTGCCGAGTTTGATACTAAAAAAGACAAACAAGAAGTGAATTTCATTGATCGTGCTGATAAAGCACTATATACATCTAAGACTGAAGGAAGAAACAGGACTACAATAGCAGTATAA
- a CDS encoding 2Fe-2S iron-sulfur cluster-binding protein has protein sequence MASITLLNTNTTIKTSPAISILNSLLREGIFINHLCGGKAGCGTCQIKIISGHKYLSKKTEREKLRLVKVKAQKDIRLACQCHTFGDITIAIRFKKASIKH, from the coding sequence ATGGCGTCGATTACACTATTGAATACTAATACAACCATTAAAACCTCACCAGCAATATCCATACTAAATTCACTACTAAGAGAAGGTATATTCATTAACCATCTTTGCGGGGGCAAAGCAGGGTGTGGGACGTGTCAGATTAAAATCATCAGCGGGCATAAATATTTAAGTAAAAAAACAGAAAGAGAGAAACTTAGGCTAGTTAAAGTGAAAGCCCAAAAAGATATTCGCCTAGCTTGTCAATGTCATACTTTTGGAGATATCACAATAGCCATAAGATTCAAAAAAGCTTCCATCAAACATTGA
- a CDS encoding PrsW family intramembrane metalloprotease, whose translation MGTRLIAFVLALIPGILIIIHFYKKDSTQPEPKRLVLKVFLGGVLCTLPALILELFFGFVANSMSLKPLIQVLFNSYIIAGFSEEIMKFLVVWIFIYKSDDFDQVIDGIVYTVAASMGFACLENILYVNTGGIGVALIRGLTSVPLHASASGIMGFYLGRAKLTGNLYERNRLIQFGLLCAILIHGTYDFVLFVQPITPLPTSYLSIFIVIVSMMILNGLIKKTKQYDIASY comes from the coding sequence ATGGGGACGAGACTGATAGCTTTTGTTTTAGCTCTTATCCCAGGTATTCTCATAATCATCCACTTTTATAAGAAGGATTCTACTCAACCTGAACCAAAAAGACTTGTACTTAAGGTCTTTTTGGGAGGTGTGTTATGCACTCTACCTGCATTGATACTAGAACTATTTTTTGGTTTTGTGGCCAATTCTATGAGCCTAAAACCACTGATCCAAGTTCTTTTTAATTCTTATATCATAGCAGGATTCAGTGAAGAAATTATGAAATTTTTGGTGGTTTGGATATTTATTTATAAAAGCGATGATTTTGATCAAGTCATTGATGGAATCGTTTATACAGTGGCTGCCAGTATGGGATTTGCCTGTTTAGAAAATATCCTATATGTCAATACGGGGGGAATAGGTGTAGCACTTATTCGAGGATTAACTTCTGTGCCTCTTCATGCCTCTGCTTCAGGAATAATGGGGTTTTATCTTGGAAGAGCAAAACTTACAGGTAACTTGTATGAAAGAAATCGACTGATACAATTCGGATTACTTTGTGCCATCCTTATTCATGGGACTTATGATTTCGTACTTTTCGTACAACCAATCACTCCTTTGCCTACTAGTTATCTATCTATTTTCATTGTTATTGTATCTATGATGATATTAAATGGATTAATAAAAAAAACAAAGCAATACGATATTGCAAGCTATTAG
- a CDS encoding basic amino acid ABC transporter substrate-binding protein, with translation MKKGIVFFTVLLALFVGQTYAGGSQEDNVIVFASDVAYAPMEYVDENGDMVGFDIDMLAELAKVGGFEYKVQNTAWDGIFAGLANGAYDAVISSVTITDERKLQMDFTAPYINAGQVLVVKTESEGLTSLDDFNGKKIGVQIGTTADFTVSDYENIEKKSYDQIPFAFEDLINGNVDGVVVDSVVAADYVSGNENYNGKLKVVGEPFTDEYFGIAVKKGNAELIEKLNAALEEVIASGKRDELINKWLR, from the coding sequence GTGAAAAAAGGAATCGTTTTTTTTACTGTACTACTGGCTTTGTTTGTAGGGCAAACATATGCTGGAGGTAGTCAAGAAGATAATGTTATTGTATTTGCTTCTGATGTGGCATATGCACCAATGGAATATGTCGATGAAAATGGTGATATGGTTGGTTTTGATATTGATATGCTTGCTGAACTTGCAAAAGTCGGTGGCTTTGAATACAAAGTTCAAAATACAGCTTGGGATGGTATTTTTGCCGGATTAGCCAATGGTGCTTATGATGCTGTTATCTCTTCTGTAACTATTACTGATGAAAGAAAACTTCAAATGGACTTTACCGCTCCTTATATCAATGCAGGACAGGTTCTTGTTGTCAAGACTGAAAGTGAAGGATTAACTTCCCTGGATGATTTTAATGGTAAGAAAATAGGTGTTCAGATTGGAACAACAGCCGATTTTACCGTATCTGACTATGAAAATATTGAGAAAAAGTCTTATGACCAAATTCCCTTCGCTTTCGAAGATTTGATTAATGGTAACGTTGATGGTGTTGTTGTTGACTCCGTTGTGGCTGCCGATTACGTTTCTGGAAATGAGAATTATAATGGTAAACTTAAAGTTGTTGGTGAACCTTTTACTGATGAATATTTCGGAATTGCTGTAAAGAAAGGTAATGCTGAGTTAATTGAGAAATTAAATGCTGCTTTAGAGGAAGTAATCGCTTCTGGAAAAAGAGATGAGTTAATCAATAAATGGCTGAGATAG
- a CDS encoding metal-dependent transcriptional regulator — protein MEKLLELAAKFPAASEYLSTIYLIRRDYEKVTNAKLAERMEVSRPAVSQAVKRLKSLDLVDQDLYGLIKLTEKGENYASSVLRRHYLIEHLLVDMLAYPWEKSDVEAKNLQDKISTEFTNHLYEKLGRPDRCPHGNPMPGSEAEKTIVKSTRLHHAELGQVVRVQRITEEGEEIPGLLHACHEFGIRPNEIFLVKEKNEENLNLVRVSDDARGVINNLFASYIDIETIGI, from the coding sequence GTGGAAAAATTATTAGAATTAGCAGCTAAATTTCCAGCAGCGAGTGAATATTTGTCAACGATATATTTAATTCGAAGGGATTATGAAAAAGTAACTAATGCTAAATTAGCAGAAAGGATGGAAGTTAGTCGTCCTGCTGTATCACAGGCTGTAAAGAGATTAAAAAGCTTGGATTTGGTAGATCAGGACTTATATGGTTTGATTAAGTTGACAGAAAAAGGTGAAAACTATGCCTCAAGTGTTTTGAGAAGGCACTATCTCATAGAACATTTGCTGGTTGACATGCTGGCATATCCTTGGGAAAAAAGTGATGTTGAAGCTAAGAACCTACAAGACAAAATATCTACTGAATTTACAAATCATTTATACGAAAAATTAGGAAGGCCCGATCGTTGTCCACATGGTAACCCCATGCCCGGTTCAGAAGCTGAAAAAACTATAGTTAAATCTACACGCTTACATCATGCTGAGTTAGGTCAAGTTGTACGTGTTCAACGTATTACTGAAGAAGGTGAAGAAATCCCGGGATTGTTACATGCTTGCCATGAATTTGGTATTCGTCCTAATGAAATATTCCTTGTAAAAGAGAAGAATGAAGAGAATCTAAACCTTGTACGCGTTAGTGATGATGCGAGGGGGGTAATAAATAATCTCTTTGCTTCTTATATAGACATTGAAACAATAGGTATATAA
- a CDS encoding bifunctional nuclease family protein yields the protein MLVAAEIWTVARTNQGNAVVVKAINTEKAIPILIGNLETQSILIGLGKLKIPRPLTHDLFISLLDQLHVDIQQVEIYKYSNETYYANIVYMCSDEVHKLDCRPSDALSLMVRLKIPLLIESEIFEAQGVEIFTFEEDMQIESHPNKKIMLEEKLKDCVEQEKYEEAAVIRDLLKEIDDLTK from the coding sequence ATGCTTGTTGCTGCTGAGATATGGACGGTAGCAAGAACAAACCAAGGAAATGCAGTTGTTGTTAAAGCAATAAATACTGAGAAGGCTATACCAATACTGATAGGTAATTTAGAAACACAGTCTATTCTCATTGGCTTAGGTAAACTAAAAATACCCCGTCCATTAACACATGACCTATTTATATCTCTTTTGGATCAATTACATGTTGATATACAACAAGTAGAAATTTATAAGTACTCAAATGAAACATACTATGCGAATATTGTATATATGTGTTCCGATGAAGTTCATAAATTGGATTGCCGTCCATCAGATGCTCTCAGTCTAATGGTTCGACTTAAAATTCCATTACTCATCGAAAGTGAAATTTTTGAAGCACAAGGTGTAGAAATATTTACATTTGAAGAGGACATGCAAATAGAATCACACCCTAATAAGAAGATTATGTTGGAAGAGAAACTAAAGGACTGTGTCGAACAGGAAAAATATGAAGAAGCTGCAGTAATCAGAGATTTATTAAAGGAGATTGATGATTTAACAAAATGA
- a CDS encoding phosphoribosylformylglycinamidine synthase subunit PurQ, with amino-acid sequence MTVHACIITGYGINSDLELAEAFEMSGAKADRIHINDLIKDSSKIHEYHIIGFPGGFSFGDHIGSGKVFAHLFKKNLKEDLDKFIKAGKLIIGICNGFQVLVKMGVLPNTESDWIPQTSLIHNDSGEFIDKWVRVKFNQNSPCIWTRGLTEMDLPIRHGEGKFIYSDMYIRKLINESNLVALQYINENPNGSEDDIAGITDITGQILGLMPHPEAYRFETNHPLWRRGMVNSDLGIKIIKKGVDFIAKANII; translated from the coding sequence ATGACCGTTCATGCATGTATAATAACAGGATATGGAATAAATTCAGATCTTGAGTTAGCGGAAGCTTTTGAAATGTCTGGAGCTAAGGCTGATCGTATTCACATAAATGATTTGATAAAAGATTCAAGTAAAATTCATGAATATCATATTATTGGTTTTCCTGGTGGTTTTTCTTTTGGTGATCATATTGGATCTGGAAAAGTTTTTGCCCATCTCTTTAAAAAGAACCTAAAAGAAGATTTAGACAAGTTTATCAAAGCAGGAAAATTGATTATTGGTATTTGCAATGGATTTCAAGTCCTTGTAAAAATGGGTGTATTACCAAATACGGAAAGTGATTGGATACCACAAACAAGTTTGATCCATAATGACTCGGGAGAGTTTATTGATAAATGGGTGAGAGTTAAGTTTAACCAGAATAGTCCCTGTATTTGGACACGAGGATTAACAGAAATGGATTTACCCATCAGACATGGGGAAGGTAAATTTATTTATTCTGATATGTACATTAGAAAATTGATAAATGAATCAAATCTTGTAGCTTTGCAGTATATTAATGAGAATCCTAATGGATCAGAGGATGATATTGCCGGAATTACTGATATTACAGGGCAGATCTTGGGTTTAATGCCCCATCCTGAAGCCTATAGATTTGAAACTAATCATCCACTGTGGAGACGAGGTATGGTTAATTCAGACCTGGGCATAAAGATCATTAAAAAGGGTGTGGATTTTATCGCCAAAGCTAATATAATTTAA
- a CDS encoding phosphoribosylformylglycinamidine synthase subunit PurL, whose translation MRVEIIYKKPGQDGRAKRTLNSLKKTVSSTIEDLIIADGFLIDNVPSLDENTAELIFSDPVAQDVFINNDVGDKLPPWNYVIEVTYKAGVADPTVITCKEAMETALSKKLENNAIIKTTRAFYFKGKIEKADLKKLISKLHNPLIQQAFTLTNKEWKEGKRLPLSYQTAVPESSVEVRSISITDIAEDSKLAELSKTRLLALEKDEMRAIQRHYQLDSTKELRKSKGLTIEPTDVELEMIAQTWSEHCKHKIFAADIEYKDQDSITNISSLYSTYIKDTTKTISKERTYLRSVFHDNAGVVQFDEDTLLCFKAETHNSPSALDPYGGAITGIVGVNRDILGTGKGAKPIFNTNVLCFGDPNIEEKEIPTGLLHPKQVMEGVHHGIIDGGNQSGIPTVGGAFAFDDSYIGKPLVFAGTGGILPAKINGEESWIKHIDKGDLVVMLGGRIGKDGIHGATFSSQALDEESPTSAVQIGDPITQKKMTDFLLEARDLNLYKGITDNGAGGLSSSLGEMAESSGGVLIELDKAPLKYNGLAPWEILVSESQERMSLSVDPEQLSSFLQLAQRRDVEATVIGEFTDSGYVELKYNNSLVGLLDMDFLHNGLPTMKLKAKWIEPKRENQKLDDNHGKKWLLRLLEDPTIASKENLVRQYDHEVQGNSVIKPFTGIKADGPSDGAVIRPKATSLKGVTVTHGICQRISDGDTYHMAMNAVDEAYRAHIALGGNPDEVSALDNFCWPDPIESEKTPDGQYKLAQLVRACQGLQKVCLDYKIPLISGKDSMKNDAILDNKKVSIRPTLLISLMGTINDVRKSVSTDFQKAGDLIYILGATSSDTGGSSLEKILDCELGKVPEVHTQKALSLYTTLHKIMEDNLIHSCHDLSDGGLGVALVESCIGGKIGAQIDISKIPVVSTNMEKTRILFTETPSRFLVSIAPSDKEKFEELLKDNTHALIGEVLNTTDIVFNTNEDEKWFSASMEESEKAWKSLH comes from the coding sequence ATGAGAGTCGAAATAATCTATAAAAAACCAGGCCAAGACGGTAGGGCTAAGCGGACCCTAAATAGTCTTAAAAAGACGGTTTCATCAACAATTGAAGATCTGATAATTGCTGATGGATTTCTTATTGATAATGTTCCCAGTTTAGATGAGAACACTGCTGAATTAATTTTTTCAGATCCTGTCGCGCAAGACGTTTTTATTAATAATGATGTGGGAGATAAGCTACCTCCATGGAATTATGTAATCGAAGTTACCTATAAAGCAGGAGTAGCAGATCCTACTGTAATCACTTGTAAAGAAGCAATGGAAACGGCTCTAAGTAAAAAACTTGAAAATAATGCCATAATTAAAACAACAAGAGCTTTTTACTTTAAGGGAAAAATTGAAAAAGCTGATTTGAAAAAACTAATTTCAAAACTTCACAATCCACTTATTCAACAAGCATTCACCTTAACAAATAAGGAATGGAAAGAAGGAAAACGGCTACCCTTAAGTTATCAAACAGCTGTACCTGAAAGCTCTGTTGAAGTGAGATCAATTTCTATTACTGATATTGCCGAAGACTCAAAATTAGCTGAATTATCAAAAACACGTTTGTTGGCACTCGAAAAAGATGAAATGAGAGCTATTCAAAGACATTACCAATTAGATTCAACTAAGGAATTAAGGAAATCAAAAGGTTTAACCATTGAACCTACTGATGTAGAATTAGAAATGATTGCACAAACATGGTCTGAACATTGCAAACATAAAATATTCGCAGCAGATATCGAATATAAAGATCAAGATTCAATAACAAACATTAGTTCCTTATATTCCACTTACATCAAAGATACAACCAAAACAATATCAAAAGAGAGAACATATCTAAGATCTGTTTTCCATGACAATGCAGGAGTAGTTCAATTTGATGAAGACACACTACTCTGTTTTAAGGCGGAAACACATAATAGTCCAAGTGCCTTAGATCCTTATGGTGGAGCTATAACTGGAATTGTCGGGGTTAATCGAGACATATTAGGAACAGGAAAGGGCGCTAAACCCATCTTTAATACTAATGTACTATGTTTTGGTGACCCAAATATAGAGGAAAAGGAGATACCTACTGGTCTACTTCATCCAAAACAAGTCATGGAAGGAGTCCATCACGGAATAATTGATGGGGGGAACCAATCTGGCATTCCTACTGTAGGAGGAGCCTTTGCTTTTGATGATTCTTATATAGGGAAACCACTAGTATTTGCCGGTACAGGAGGAATATTACCTGCAAAAATTAATGGAGAAGAGTCCTGGATCAAACATATTGATAAAGGAGACCTCGTTGTAATGTTAGGAGGTCGAATTGGAAAAGATGGTATTCATGGCGCTACTTTTAGTTCTCAAGCTCTAGATGAAGAGTCTCCAACTTCTGCTGTACAAATTGGAGATCCAATCACCCAAAAAAAGATGACCGATTTTTTACTGGAAGCTAGAGACCTTAATCTGTATAAAGGCATTACTGATAATGGAGCTGGTGGCCTCTCATCAAGCCTTGGAGAAATGGCAGAATCTTCTGGTGGTGTATTAATAGAACTTGATAAAGCACCATTAAAGTATAATGGATTAGCTCCCTGGGAAATCTTGGTTTCAGAATCACAGGAAAGAATGAGCCTGAGTGTAGATCCAGAACAGCTTAGTTCTTTCCTTCAATTAGCTCAAAGACGAGATGTTGAAGCTACAGTGATTGGTGAATTTACAGACTCTGGTTATGTTGAATTAAAATATAATAATTCTCTCGTTGGCCTACTAGATATGGACTTCCTTCATAATGGTTTACCAACTATGAAACTAAAAGCCAAATGGATAGAACCAAAACGAGAGAATCAAAAGCTAGATGATAATCATGGTAAAAAGTGGTTACTAAGACTTTTAGAAGATCCTACAATTGCCAGTAAAGAAAACCTTGTCAGACAGTATGACCATGAAGTCCAAGGGAACTCAGTCATTAAACCTTTTACCGGCATTAAAGCAGATGGACCTAGTGATGGTGCAGTAATACGCCCAAAAGCAACAAGTCTCAAAGGGGTCACAGTAACTCATGGGATATGTCAAAGAATATCTGATGGGGATACTTATCATATGGCAATGAATGCTGTTGATGAAGCCTATAGAGCCCATATAGCATTAGGAGGCAATCCTGATGAAGTATCAGCTCTAGATAATTTTTGCTGGCCTGACCCAATAGAATCTGAGAAGACCCCAGACGGTCAATATAAACTAGCTCAACTTGTTAGAGCTTGTCAGGGACTACAAAAAGTCTGTCTTGATTACAAGATTCCCTTAATTTCAGGCAAAGATAGTATGAAAAACGATGCCATACTGGATAATAAGAAAGTATCAATCAGGCCTACATTATTAATTTCACTAATGGGAACTATAAATGATGTAAGAAAATCAGTATCGACAGATTTTCAAAAAGCTGGGGACCTAATATACATACTGGGAGCAACTTCTTCTGATACAGGAGGTAGTAGCCTTGAAAAGATTTTAGACTGTGAACTGGGAAAGGTTCCCGAAGTACACACACAAAAAGCTTTATCCCTATATACTACTCTCCATAAAATTATGGAAGATAACCTTATACACTCCTGCCATGATCTATCAGATGGAGGATTAGGAGTAGCTCTTGTTGAATCATGTATTGGTGGTAAAATAGGGGCTCAAATAGATATATCCAAAATCCCTGTGGTTTCAACAAATATGGAAAAAACTCGAATTCTATTCACAGAAACTCCAAGTAGATTTCTTGTCTCTATCGCGCCTTCGGACAAAGAAAAGTTCGAAGAGCTTTTAAAAGACAATACACATGCCTTAATTGGAGAAGTATTAAACACAACAGATATCGTTTTTAATACAAATGAAGATGAAAAATGGTTTTCAGCTTCTATGGAGGAATCAGAAAAAGCTTGGAAAAGTTTGCATTAA
- a CDS encoding lysine exporter LysO family protein has translation MNYIFSIGILICLISVGFILGNMVKGRFKNQIQNFINIILYMLLLSMGIRLGTNPDVLKKLGSIGIVSLAFACMTIIGTIIVNIVFSIKKNKCINCYEETSSSHQTIQINFKEPLTLITIVLVGIFTGYYFQVFLEELPIDTISTYILNFLLFGVGFQMGSEGSDIKSALKNKEAIFLPIKTVIGSLVGGLLLTPFFGLSLGDSLAISAGFGWYSLSGVMLSDLGTPYLGSIALLSNIMRETIAIILIPFLSRTLYPNLSIAIAGATSMDVTLPLISHYGGRDKAPLAIMHGSLLSLAVPILVPSFYIIFN, from the coding sequence ATGAACTACATATTTTCTATTGGTATTCTTATTTGTCTCATTTCTGTAGGATTTATACTAGGAAACATGGTAAAAGGCAGGTTTAAAAACCAAATTCAAAACTTCATAAATATTATTTTATACATGCTGTTATTGTCTATGGGTATTAGACTTGGAACCAACCCCGATGTCTTGAAAAAGTTGGGTAGCATAGGTATCGTTAGTTTAGCCTTTGCCTGTATGACAATTATAGGCACTATAATCGTTAATATTGTATTTTCCATAAAAAAGAATAAATGTATTAATTGTTATGAGGAGACAAGTAGTTCTCATCAAACTATACAAATCAACTTCAAAGAGCCTCTAACACTTATTACCATTGTTCTTGTAGGAATATTCACCGGTTATTATTTTCAAGTTTTTTTAGAAGAACTTCCCATAGATACGATCTCAACCTATATTCTGAATTTTCTTTTATTTGGTGTTGGATTCCAAATGGGATCAGAAGGTAGTGATATTAAAAGTGCCCTAAAAAATAAAGAAGCAATCTTTCTACCTATCAAGACAGTAATAGGATCTTTAGTCGGAGGGCTTTTACTAACCCCTTTTTTTGGACTTTCCCTGGGAGATTCATTGGCTATTAGTGCAGGTTTTGGGTGGTATAGTTTAAGTGGTGTCATGCTTTCAGATTTGGGCACACCTTATCTAGGCTCGATTGCCCTGCTTAGTAATATCATGCGTGAGACAATTGCCATTATTTTAATACCATTCCTGAGTCGAACATTATATCCTAATCTGTCCATTGCCATTGCAGGAGCTACAAGCATGGATGTTACTCTCCCGTTGATAAGTCATTATGGAGGGAGGGATAAAGCTCCCTTAGCGATTATGCATGGCTCCTTACTTTCTTTAGCAGTCCCCATATTGGTACCAAGCTTTTATATTATCTTTAACTAG